In the genome of Aridibaculum aurantiacum, one region contains:
- a CDS encoding transglutaminase-like domain-containing protein, with product MPLKFLLTITSLFYLAPLFAGPADKDTNVVISSKKEAYLFEYNKKQQRVEVNEKTNTIYLCNQFRTTVPVVEFYNDQTAINDVKIIVNGERNKLIKPQFDYHSVSGIFYSDARVCYFRLPLEKIGTTSEVQFDKTVTDPRYFTSIYFPEEYKVANKEVTVTIPRWMKAELKEYNFAGNDITRSQRYDERADADIYTYTIKQLPARVSENDAPGPSYIYPHVLVLTRSAQVEGKSFTYFNTTKDQYNWYRSLVKELTTDEAAMKAKAADITQGKTAELDKVKSIFYWVQDNIRYIAFEDGIAGFKPENAQEVLRKKYGDCKGMANLTKELLKAAGFDARLCWIGTNHIAYDYSTPSLAVDNHMICALNYKGKQYFLDATEKYIPIDQYAERIQGRQVLIEDDDNYILEKVPATRYQQNTMYEKRVLALSNNSLEGKAYHKYNGESKEYLLYHVNNLKKDKASNILEQYLAGMDAKYQLTKLETSDMSDWDKDLTINYNVVQKDAITSFGDELYVDVDFRKEFADLLIDTSDRRHDYVFDFKRHLLHETEIDIPASYKLQQLPAALSIDRKMYTFKTNFIKEGNKLVYKKEIIVKDVTLPKNMFTQWNNDIKELKKAYLEQVILVKQ from the coding sequence ATGCCCTTGAAGTTTTTACTTACCATAACCAGCCTGTTTTATTTAGCCCCGCTATTTGCTGGCCCTGCCGATAAAGACACCAACGTTGTTATTTCTTCTAAAAAAGAGGCTTATCTATTCGAATACAATAAAAAGCAACAAAGGGTAGAAGTAAACGAGAAAACCAACACCATCTACCTGTGCAACCAGTTTAGAACCACTGTTCCTGTTGTTGAATTTTATAACGATCAAACCGCTATTAACGACGTAAAGATCATTGTGAATGGTGAAAGGAATAAGCTCATTAAGCCACAGTTTGATTATCATTCTGTCTCAGGTATTTTTTATTCCGATGCACGTGTCTGCTATTTTAGATTGCCATTGGAAAAGATAGGTACTACCAGCGAAGTTCAATTTGATAAGACAGTAACCGACCCTCGTTATTTCACCAGCATCTATTTTCCTGAAGAATATAAAGTGGCCAATAAAGAAGTCACTGTCACCATTCCACGATGGATGAAGGCGGAATTGAAAGAATACAATTTTGCCGGAAATGATATAACCCGCAGTCAGCGCTACGACGAACGTGCTGATGCTGATATCTACACGTATACTATTAAGCAACTGCCTGCACGTGTGTCAGAAAATGATGCACCCGGACCAAGTTATATCTATCCGCATGTTTTGGTACTTACCCGCTCTGCACAGGTAGAAGGAAAAAGCTTTACCTATTTCAACACTACCAAAGACCAGTACAACTGGTACCGCAGCCTGGTAAAAGAACTAACTACTGATGAAGCAGCAATGAAAGCTAAAGCTGCTGACATCACGCAGGGAAAAACAGCTGAGCTTGATAAAGTAAAATCCATTTTCTATTGGGTGCAGGACAACATCCGCTACATTGCTTTTGAAGATGGAATTGCAGGTTTTAAACCTGAAAATGCGCAGGAAGTTTTGCGCAAAAAATATGGTGATTGCAAAGGCATGGCTAACCTTACAAAAGAGCTATTAAAAGCTGCCGGCTTCGATGCCCGCCTTTGCTGGATAGGCACCAACCATATTGCTTATGATTATTCTACTCCATCGCTGGCGGTTGACAACCACATGATCTGTGCGCTCAACTACAAGGGCAAACAGTATTTTTTAGATGCTACTGAGAAATATATTCCTATCGATCAGTATGCAGAAAGAATTCAAGGGAGGCAGGTGCTGATAGAAGACGATGACAATTACATTTTAGAAAAAGTACCTGCAACGCGTTACCAGCAAAACACGATGTATGAAAAACGGGTACTCGCATTAAGCAATAATAGCCTGGAAGGAAAAGCATATCATAAATACAACGGGGAAAGCAAGGAATACCTGCTATACCATGTAAACAACTTGAAGAAAGACAAAGCCAGCAATATACTGGAGCAATACCTTGCCGGCATGGATGCTAAATACCAGCTGACAAAATTAGAGACATCGGATATGAGTGACTGGGATAAGGATCTTACGATCAACTACAATGTGGTGCAAAAAGATGCCATTACATCTTTTGGCGACGAGCTATACGTGGATGTAGATTTTAGAAAAGAATTTGCTGACCTGCTGATAGACACCAGCGACCGCCGGCACGATTACGTGTTCGACTTTAAGCGTCACCTGCTGCATGAAACGGAGATAGATATTCCTGCCTCGTATAAACTACAACAGCTGCCTGCTGCATTGTCTATTGACAGGAAGATGTATACGTTCAAAACCAACTTCATAAAAGAAGGTAATAAGCTGGTGTACAAAAAGGAGATCATCGTAAAAGATGTTACACTTCCGAAGAACATGTTTACGCAGTGGAACAACGATATTAAAGAACTTAAAAAAGCTTACCTGGAGCAGGTGATCCTGGTAAAACAATAA
- a CDS encoding DUF3857 domain-containing protein: MNKMVRAVLVIATAFITTAVFAISDEEKYKLHAAEVRKEVWGWNKPEFQQRTVPAEYNNFSYVTIAKHLDISATSRTKFQFGMGSWFKKEYTYTRTIRELVKINDKAALEEYSELSYQQFKRRQSILETGTSTTIIGVRIVKPDGTVKEVNADEIVLTKDQKTNKQAKLAISDLQVGDMVDYFITTEDKMLDGKAPEASYFVFGEDNPIMHYSVHCLVGKKYAVEYRALNGAPEFKQSRGEDDDIVLDVAAKDIPAFPTTLWMSSMRQIPILRMNIIVGYNGMYAGRINARKPGEVYRNQPMSEIVEDEVIQMQMEKAQLRMGTSKSAFYDRVKTALKKVNKDYDKLPKDELASLIFYTFRFLTTYDVNSSENIEVGVSRNYANLYSKKYLFYLSEVFKDFDIRAELALVTSKYGPHLQEVMDKDDFEYIVVVKEGKPAYYGIENLFSPAGYIPAHYEGIDKAPSFNTGGNMSRSRKDFAETTSSIPASSWKENMQVERLQVKLDADNMQVLDVKRKTSNTGHFKIDDQKRLLLFEEYYESERKALGLEKSLVEELSEKRRTRSLSDEYKNAFAKAREDVKERFKSEIQSQFEIAPKELLEFKVDTIGIRHTEPAFVYSSHFTFDGLVKKAGNNYILDIGKFIGGQLQLKPWQRDRKVDVYMPFARAFDYVISVSLPDGYKAEGLDKLNLNVETAAGSFAVTTTAEGNQVNMFVRKIYAHAYEPVANWQNLVHVLDAAVDFNGAKLLIRKI; the protein is encoded by the coding sequence ATGAACAAGATGGTAAGAGCGGTGCTGGTTATAGCAACTGCATTTATTACAACAGCAGTGTTTGCTATAAGCGACGAAGAAAAGTATAAACTGCACGCAGCAGAAGTACGTAAAGAAGTATGGGGATGGAACAAACCTGAATTCCAGCAACGTACGGTTCCGGCGGAGTACAACAACTTTTCGTATGTCACCATTGCCAAGCACCTTGACATCTCTGCTACAAGTCGTACCAAGTTCCAGTTTGGTATGGGCAGTTGGTTCAAAAAGGAATACACCTACACCCGCACCATCCGCGAGTTGGTGAAGATAAACGACAAAGCTGCGCTGGAAGAATATTCAGAACTTTCTTACCAGCAGTTTAAGCGCAGGCAATCCATTTTAGAAACAGGTACCTCAACTACGATCATTGGCGTTCGCATTGTAAAACCAGATGGCACAGTGAAAGAAGTAAATGCTGATGAAATCGTACTTACTAAAGATCAAAAGACAAACAAGCAGGCTAAGCTTGCCATATCCGATCTGCAGGTTGGCGACATGGTAGATTATTTCATAACCACTGAAGACAAGATGCTGGATGGTAAGGCACCAGAGGCTTCTTATTTTGTTTTTGGCGAAGACAATCCCATTATGCATTATTCGGTTCATTGTCTTGTTGGTAAGAAGTACGCAGTAGAATATCGTGCATTGAATGGTGCGCCAGAGTTCAAGCAATCACGTGGCGAAGACGATGATATAGTGCTGGATGTAGCAGCCAAAGACATTCCTGCTTTTCCTACCACTCTTTGGATGAGTTCTATGCGGCAGATTCCTATCCTTCGCATGAACATCATAGTTGGTTACAATGGAATGTATGCAGGCAGAATTAATGCGCGCAAACCAGGCGAGGTATATCGCAATCAACCCATGTCGGAGATTGTAGAAGACGAGGTGATACAAATGCAAATGGAGAAGGCGCAATTACGAATGGGCACATCCAAGTCTGCATTTTACGACCGCGTAAAGACTGCATTAAAAAAGGTGAATAAGGATTACGATAAACTTCCAAAGGACGAACTGGCTTCTCTTATCTTTTATACTTTCCGCTTTCTTACTACCTACGATGTCAATTCATCTGAAAATATAGAGGTGGGTGTGAGCCGTAATTACGCCAACCTGTATAGCAAGAAATACCTTTTTTACCTGAGCGAGGTTTTTAAAGATTTTGACATAAGGGCTGAACTGGCATTGGTAACATCTAAATATGGTCCGCACCTGCAGGAAGTAATGGACAAAGATGATTTTGAATATATAGTAGTAGTTAAAGAAGGTAAGCCTGCTTACTATGGTATAGAAAATCTTTTCTCACCTGCCGGTTATATTCCTGCTCATTATGAAGGAATAGATAAAGCACCCAGCTTCAATACCGGCGGCAACATGTCGCGCAGCCGCAAAGATTTTGCAGAAACAACATCAAGTATCCCTGCCAGTTCATGGAAAGAGAACATGCAGGTAGAACGCCTGCAGGTAAAACTGGATGCCGATAATATGCAGGTATTGGATGTAAAAAGAAAAACATCTAATACAGGTCATTTTAAAATTGATGATCAGAAGCGGCTATTATTATTTGAAGAATACTACGAATCAGAAAGGAAAGCTTTGGGTTTAGAAAAATCATTAGTAGAAGAATTAAGTGAAAAACGCCGCACCCGTAGCCTGAGCGATGAATACAAGAATGCCTTTGCTAAAGCTCGCGAAGATGTAAAGGAGCGTTTTAAATCAGAGATACAAAGCCAGTTTGAGATAGCTCCAAAAGAGTTGTTGGAATTTAAAGTAGATACTATTGGAATACGTCATACAGAACCGGCTTTTGTCTATTCATCGCATTTTACTTTTGATGGGCTGGTGAAGAAGGCTGGCAACAATTACATTTTAGACATAGGCAAATTTATAGGCGGGCAGCTGCAGCTAAAGCCATGGCAGCGCGATAGAAAAGTGGATGTATACATGCCTTTTGCCCGTGCATTTGATTATGTTATTTCAGTGAGCTTACCTGATGGCTACAAAGCTGAAGGTTTAGATAAGTTGAACCTGAATGTTGAGACTGCTGCAGGAAGTTTTGCAGTTACTACTACAGCCGAAGGCAACCAGGTAAATATGTTTGTAAGAAAGATCTATGCACATGCATACGAGCCTGTAGCCAATTGGCAGAACCTGGTACATGTGCTGGATGCAGCAGTAGATTTCAACGGAGCCAAATTGCTGATAAGGAAAATATAG
- the recO gene encoding DNA repair protein RecO, with amino-acid sequence MTFKTKGIVLRTVKYGETSVITTVYTELFGLQSYIVKGVRQSSKRSQGKGIFFQPAAILDLVVYHNELKNLNFIKDYQWGYLYDHVLFDVVKNAVAMYIVEMLHHCLKQPEANPELYYLAEDTLKQLDKGNATLTANLPLYFMLHLGGELGFRIQGGYEPSTPILDLHDGQFAEERPNHSYYLDGEQAKLTSELLAIHFYNDLENFKLNRNQRRLLLQAFQNYISLHVQDFGELKSLQVLQEVLS; translated from the coding sequence ATGACATTTAAGACCAAAGGCATTGTTTTACGCACGGTGAAATATGGCGAAACAAGCGTCATCACCACTGTGTATACAGAGCTTTTTGGTTTGCAGTCATACATAGTAAAAGGCGTTCGGCAAAGCTCTAAAAGATCGCAGGGTAAGGGAATATTTTTCCAACCTGCAGCTATACTGGACTTGGTTGTTTACCACAATGAGCTCAAGAACCTGAACTTCATCAAAGACTACCAGTGGGGATATTTATACGATCATGTTTTGTTTGATGTGGTAAAAAATGCAGTAGCCATGTATATAGTGGAAATGCTGCATCACTGCCTGAAACAACCTGAAGCAAACCCTGAACTCTATTACCTGGCAGAGGATACATTGAAACAACTGGATAAAGGAAATGCTACACTTACAGCCAACCTTCCACTCTACTTTATGCTTCACCTGGGTGGTGAACTTGGTTTTAGAATCCAGGGGGGATATGAGCCTTCTACACCTATCCTCGACCTGCACGATGGTCAATTTGCAGAAGAACGACCAAACCATTCTTACTACCTGGATGGAGAGCAGGCAAAGCTTACTTCAGAGCTATTAGCCATACATTTTTACAACGACCTGGAGAACTTCAAACTGAACCGTAACCAGCGCCGCCTGTTGCTGCAGGCTTTCCAGAACTATATCAGCCTGCACGTACAAGACTTTGGTGAGCTAAAGAGCCTGCAGGTATTGCAGGAGGTATTGAGCTAG
- a CDS encoding SLC13 family permease — protein sequence MPSNRKFWISIFSAAAIFFYLLFGNPFNVEPTAAKVLAIGGLMITLWVTEAAAMPVVALLPLILFPAMGIATIDETATPYANPVIFLFMGGFMIGLAIEKWNLHRRIALNIVKVTGTSGDRIVLGFIIAAGFLSMWLSNTATTMMMFPIAASVITVMKDNDDGKGSIQNFAVTIMLAIAYAANLGGIATIIGTPPNVAFAAFIQKKYNYTIEFLDWMMICLPIALLLLTALYFVMVKWMYPNKIASSDATKKMIHLEIKALGKIGKAESRVLVIFAATALLWITKDLINRLGVIALNDTMIAVMGAVALFLTPSGEKNPEEKFVLQWRDTTKMAWGILLLFGGGITLANQMEKAGLIGMMGTWLAGFSGSGGFILVLMIALIAVFLSELMSNVAQVIVFAPVIAGMADVLTINPLLLGIPMTLGASCAGMLPMGTPPNAIVFSSGHIRLKDMLKVGFVVNILSVILIALFCYYLVPMIVPELK from the coding sequence ATGCCATCTAACCGTAAATTCTGGATCTCGATTTTTTCAGCAGCGGCTATATTCTTTTACCTGCTGTTTGGTAACCCTTTCAATGTAGAACCTACAGCAGCCAAAGTACTGGCTATTGGTGGGTTGATGATCACTTTGTGGGTAACAGAAGCTGCTGCCATGCCGGTAGTAGCACTGCTGCCATTGATCCTGTTTCCGGCTATGGGCATAGCAACCATTGATGAAACAGCTACGCCTTATGCTAACCCGGTTATCTTTCTTTTCATGGGTGGTTTCATGATAGGCCTGGCCATAGAAAAATGGAACCTGCACCGGCGCATTGCGCTCAACATTGTGAAGGTGACCGGTACCAGTGGCGACAGGATTGTATTGGGCTTTATAATAGCAGCTGGCTTCTTAAGTATGTGGCTCAGCAATACAGCCACCACCATGATGATGTTTCCTATTGCAGCCTCGGTGATAACGGTGATGAAAGACAATGACGACGGCAAAGGCAGCATCCAGAATTTTGCAGTTACCATCATGCTGGCCATTGCTTATGCTGCTAATCTTGGCGGAATTGCCACCATCATTGGCACGCCGCCCAATGTGGCTTTTGCAGCTTTCATTCAAAAGAAATACAACTACACCATTGAGTTCCTCGACTGGATGATGATCTGTTTACCTATTGCACTACTGCTACTTACTGCACTTTATTTTGTAATGGTAAAGTGGATGTATCCAAACAAGATCGCATCGAGCGATGCCACCAAAAAGATGATACACCTGGAGATAAAAGCCTTGGGTAAAATAGGAAAAGCAGAAAGCAGGGTGCTGGTGATTTTTGCCGCAACCGCCTTATTATGGATAACAAAGGATCTTATCAACCGCCTTGGTGTAATTGCATTAAATGATACCATGATAGCTGTTATGGGAGCTGTTGCTCTTTTTTTAACGCCCAGCGGCGAAAAAAATCCAGAAGAAAAATTTGTACTGCAGTGGCGCGATACTACCAAAATGGCGTGGGGAATATTGTTGCTGTTTGGCGGTGGTATCACACTGGCTAACCAAATGGAGAAAGCAGGATTGATAGGCATGATGGGTACATGGCTTGCCGGCTTCTCTGGCAGTGGTGGTTTTATACTTGTACTGATGATTGCACTGATAGCAGTTTTCTTAAGTGAACTGATGAGTAATGTAGCGCAGGTAATAGTGTTTGCACCTGTGATAGCAGGTATGGCTGATGTGTTAACCATAAATCCATTACTGCTTGGCATACCTATGACTTTAGGTGCAAGTTGCGCCGGTATGTTGCCCATGGGTACACCACCCAATGCTATTGTTTTTTCCAGCGGACATATACGGCTGAAGGATATGCTGAAAGTTGGTTTTGTGGTTAATATCCTATCGGTGATATTGATCGCATTGTTTTGCTACTACCTGGTGCCGATGATCGTTCCGGAACTTAAATAG
- a CDS encoding glycosyl hydrolase family 28-related protein yields MRQLHMLFILLLVSFTAISQVAQEAVPANQVFSDKKNSAAASRTGTTQSRQVISGLVDDFTGEPVSYTRVTKWIDGTAMNDSKVDGVIFRKRGNEYYQRNTTNSDINVKWFGARGDGVTDDTKAITDAISFSSAASQIDVHTRSRVLNLIFPAGTYITSATIRQNENGKFVHLVGMADATILYRGSGAAIHIGNNTPHGIMPIEVKNLTIKKENTSAGSVGLLLEHAAYSKIINVGFEGFETAFLNKGSIGVLADGGGKQIAGSTIGVHVISSKSNNKDVLRFASNAFALRNYTLGKGIKNAVVIEPGKGVSPGGSGGMITLDRLIFEGVEGTSLKVVNNGEVGGLDVVQVRDCWFEHYGDIGINIFNARVKVQNSFFAGAKKTVVLVNDDNSSITMQDTHGYFLDTRPTNNVLIQATGAATKAVYKNIKLLNCDFRGLTKLHADYPVSSSGISAEGNVYTISYNSKYPSGNNDYNRNLSINLFAEIEKLVGPADHVTELVLAGNDGTPTIGFAKLTIVKRGSGYTVKDDSGNSPGFTIRGEGRNTVLAITDATTGRWFNAIGKYSVTLL; encoded by the coding sequence ATGCGCCAACTTCACATGTTGTTCATTTTATTGCTGGTTTCATTTACTGCTATTTCACAAGTAGCACAAGAAGCTGTACCAGCTAACCAGGTTTTTTCCGATAAGAAGAATAGTGCAGCCGCTTCACGAACAGGTACTACACAAAGCCGGCAGGTAATTTCCGGGCTGGTTGATGATTTTACCGGTGAGCCTGTAAGCTATACACGCGTTACCAAATGGATTGATGGTACAGCTATGAATGATAGCAAAGTAGATGGCGTTATCTTCAGGAAAAGAGGCAATGAATATTACCAGCGAAATACAACCAACTCCGACATCAATGTGAAATGGTTTGGTGCCAGGGGCGACGGTGTAACAGATGACACCAAAGCTATTACTGATGCAATATCTTTTTCATCGGCAGCCTCTCAGATTGATGTTCATACGCGGTCACGGGTTCTAAACCTAATTTTCCCTGCAGGCACCTACATCACCAGCGCTACCATAAGGCAAAATGAAAACGGCAAGTTCGTTCACCTGGTGGGAATGGCTGATGCTACTATTTTATACCGCGGTTCCGGGGCTGCAATACATATTGGAAACAATACGCCACACGGCATCATGCCTATTGAAGTAAAAAACCTGACGATCAAAAAAGAGAATACTTCTGCTGGCTCAGTCGGTCTATTACTGGAACATGCAGCTTATTCTAAAATCATCAATGTTGGCTTCGAAGGTTTTGAAACTGCATTTTTAAATAAAGGATCTATAGGTGTACTAGCTGACGGTGGCGGCAAACAAATAGCCGGATCCACAATAGGTGTACATGTCATCAGTTCTAAATCGAATAATAAAGATGTGTTGCGTTTTGCCTCAAATGCTTTTGCATTGCGCAACTATACTTTAGGCAAAGGAATCAAGAATGCTGTTGTCATAGAGCCTGGAAAAGGTGTTTCACCCGGCGGTTCAGGAGGAATGATAACTCTTGACAGGCTGATCTTTGAAGGTGTGGAAGGAACTTCTTTGAAAGTAGTTAATAATGGTGAGGTGGGTGGCCTGGACGTAGTGCAGGTGCGGGATTGCTGGTTTGAGCATTATGGCGATATCGGCATAAATATCTTCAATGCAAGGGTAAAGGTTCAGAACTCATTTTTTGCCGGCGCAAAAAAAACTGTTGTTCTTGTGAATGATGACAACTCTTCCATCACAATGCAGGATACGCATGGATATTTTTTAGACACCAGGCCAACCAATAATGTTTTGATCCAGGCTACAGGTGCTGCCACAAAGGCTGTTTATAAGAACATCAAATTACTCAACTGCGACTTCAGGGGCTTGACAAAGTTGCATGCAGATTATCCTGTTTCCAGTTCCGGTATCAGTGCAGAGGGTAATGTGTATACCATATCGTACAATTCAAAGTACCCGTCAGGCAATAACGACTACAATAGGAACCTTTCAATCAATTTATTCGCAGAAATTGAAAAACTGGTTGGCCCTGCTGATCATGTTACTGAGTTGGTCCTTGCAGGAAATGATGGAACACCAACAATAGGTTTTGCGAAGCTGACAATAGTAAAAAGGGGAAGTGGTTACACTGTAAAAGATGATTCTGGTAACTCACCAGGTTTTACTATTCGTGGAGAAGGTAGAAATACTGTTTTAGCCATAACAGATGCTACAACAGGTAGATGGTTCAATGCTATTGGGAAATATTCTGTTACCCTGCTTTAG
- the carB gene encoding carbamoyl-phosphate synthase large subunit, with product MPRDTSIKSVLIIGSGPIVIGQACEFDYSGSQAARSLREEGIKVVLINSNPATIMTDPMMADRVYLLPLTVESIEQILEENEIDAVLPTMGGQTALNLAIEAEELGVWKKYNCRMIGVDVAAINTAEDREQFRQLMVKIGVAVAPSRVANSFLEGKEFAQEIGFPLVIRPSFTLGGSGGGFVHTKDDLDEALERGLTASPIHEVLVEKAVLGWKEYELELLRDQADNVVIICTVENLDPMGVHTGDSITVAPAMTLSDTAFQDMRNQAILMMRSLGNFAGGCNVQFALNPETEEIIAVEINPRVSRSSALASKATGYPIAKVASKLAIGYHLHELKNQITQTTSAYFEPALDYVIVKVPRWNFDKFKGANDTLGLQMKSVGEVMAIGRSFTEAIQKACQSLENEAVGLGYYGKSLQKSNDLLEYIKTPKWDRIFRIKDALMQGITVKTIAQATGIDKWFLYQIQKICDIEKEIANHTLESLPADLLKEAKKNGFSDEQIARIMRNCTEDDVYNKRKALGITRVYKMVDTCAAEFEAKTPYFYSTFE from the coding sequence ATGCCTAGAGACACTTCTATAAAATCAGTATTGATCATTGGATCAGGACCAATTGTAATTGGCCAGGCCTGCGAGTTTGATTATTCGGGAAGCCAGGCGGCCCGCAGCCTTCGCGAAGAAGGCATCAAGGTGGTGCTGATAAACAGCAATCCCGCCACCATTATGACGGACCCTATGATGGCGGACAGGGTTTACCTGCTGCCACTAACGGTGGAAAGCATTGAGCAGATACTGGAAGAGAATGAGATTGACGCGGTGCTGCCTACCATGGGTGGACAAACAGCCCTGAACCTTGCCATTGAGGCCGAGGAATTGGGAGTTTGGAAGAAATACAACTGCCGCATGATCGGTGTGGACGTAGCAGCCATCAATACTGCTGAAGACCGCGAACAGTTTCGCCAGCTGATGGTGAAGATTGGTGTGGCGGTGGCGCCTAGCCGCGTGGCTAACAGTTTCCTGGAAGGAAAAGAGTTTGCACAGGAAATCGGTTTCCCGCTGGTGATCCGTCCTTCATTTACACTGGGTGGTAGCGGCGGTGGATTTGTTCACACGAAAGATGACTTGGATGAAGCGCTGGAAAGAGGATTGACAGCTTCTCCAATTCACGAGGTGCTGGTAGAAAAAGCGGTACTTGGCTGGAAAGAATACGAGCTGGAACTGCTGCGCGACCAGGCAGACAACGTAGTGATCATATGTACCGTAGAGAATTTAGATCCAATGGGTGTTCATACCGGGGACAGTATAACTGTTGCTCCTGCTATGACCCTAAGCGATACTGCTTTCCAGGATATGCGCAACCAGGCGATACTGATGATGCGCAGCCTGGGCAACTTTGCCGGTGGATGTAACGTACAGTTTGCACTTAATCCTGAAACGGAAGAGATAATAGCCGTGGAGATAAACCCGCGTGTAAGCCGTTCATCGGCACTTGCATCAAAGGCTACCGGTTACCCTATTGCTAAAGTAGCTTCTAAACTTGCTATAGGCTACCACCTGCACGAGCTGAAGAACCAGATCACGCAAACGACATCAGCATATTTTGAGCCTGCACTTGACTATGTAATTGTAAAAGTGCCACGCTGGAACTTTGATAAATTTAAAGGAGCCAATGATACACTTGGATTGCAAATGAAAAGTGTAGGTGAAGTGATGGCTATCGGCAGAAGCTTTACCGAAGCGATTCAGAAGGCTTGCCAAAGCCTGGAGAATGAAGCAGTAGGCTTAGGCTATTATGGCAAGAGCCTGCAGAAGAGCAACGACCTGCTGGAGTATATCAAGACACCAAAATGGGACAGGATATTCAGGATTAAGGATGCGCTGATGCAAGGTATTACTGTGAAGACAATTGCCCAGGCTACAGGTATTGATAAGTGGTTCCTGTACCAGATCCAGAAGATATGTGATATAGAAAAGGAAATTGCTAACCACACACTGGAGTCGCTGCCGGCTGACCTGCTAAAAGAAGCTAAGAAGAATGGCTTTAGCGACGAGCAGATTGCTCGCATCATGCGCAACTGCACAGAAGATGATGTGTACAACAAGCGTAAGGCTCTAGGCATTACACGTGTTTACAAAATGGTAGATACCTGTGCTGCTGAGTTTGAAGCAAAGACGCCTTACTTCTATAGTACGTTTGAATAA